A stretch of DNA from Microbacterium sp. LWS13-1.2:
CAGGCCGGCCGCGATCATGCCGGGGAGGTACAGCTGGGCCATCGAGATCGGGGGCACCCCGGGTGAGATCTGCACGTCGCCATCCGACCCGAATGCGACGCTGAACAGCCCCAGCATGAAGATCGGGAACAGGAAGGTGAAGAAGAGGGTGTCGCCCGAGCGGAAGTACTGCAGCAGTTCGAAGCGGGCCCGCCAGAGGCCCACCGCCAGCAGACCGCGCCGCCGAGTGCCGCCGGCCGCGCCACTTCGCGCGCTCGAGGATGGGCTCTGCATCGTGACGCTCATCGTCCTGCTCCCTTCGCAGCGACCGCATCGGATGCGGTGGCGGATGTCTCGGCCTCGGCCTCGGCCACCAGCCCGAGGTAGATGTCCTCGAGGCTGGGCCGCACGATCTCGAGCTCTTCCGGTGCCGCACCCAGGCGTGCGGCCAGCGCCGTGGTGAACCCGAACGGGTCGTCGGTGCGCTCCTCCCGCAGCATCCCGGCCTCCACCCACCTCACGACCGGCACGCGCGCCTCGGCGCCGCCGAACCCCGCGAGCGGGCCGATCGCCTGCATGCGGCCGGCGGCGATCACGGCGACCCGGTCGGCGAGCTGCGCGGCCTCGTCGAGGTAGTGGGTCGTGAGCAGGATCGTGGTGCCGTCGGTCTGTAGGCGACGGATCAGGTCCCAGAACTCTCGCCGCGCGTGCGGGTCGAAGCCGGTCGTCGGCTCGTCGAGGAACAGCAGCTCGGGCCGCCCGATGATGCCGAGTGCGACGTCGACGCGCCGCTGCTGACCGCCGGAGAGCTTCGAGATGCGGGTCTTGGCCTGCGCCTCGAGGCCGACCGCCGCGATCACCTCGTCGACGTCACGTGGGTCGGGGTAGAACCCCGCGAACTGCCGCAGCTGCTCCCGCACGGTGACCGGCCCCGAGATCCCCGCCGACTGCAGGACGATGCCGACCCGCGCCTTGAGGTCGAGCCCTCCCGTCGCGGGGTCGACGCCCAGCACTTCGACCTCGCCGCCCGACCGGCGACGGTACCCCTCGAGGATCTCGACGGTCGTCGACTTGCCCGCGCCGTTCGGCCCGAGCAGCGCGAACGTCTCGCCCTGCGCGATGTCGAACGACACCCCGTCGACGACAGCACGGCCGCCGTATGTCTTGCGCAGGTTCCGCACCCGCACCGCCTGTGTCTGCATGGTTCCAG
This window harbors:
- a CDS encoding ABC transporter ATP-binding protein, producing the protein MQTQAVRVRNLRKTYGGRAVVDGVSFDIAQGETFALLGPNGAGKSTTVEILEGYRRRSGGEVEVLGVDPATGGLDLKARVGIVLQSAGISGPVTVREQLRQFAGFYPDPRDVDEVIAAVGLEAQAKTRISKLSGGQQRRVDVALGIIGRPELLFLDEPTTGFDPHARREFWDLIRRLQTDGTTILLTTHYLDEAAQLADRVAVIAAGRMQAIGPLAGFGGAEARVPVVRWVEAGMLREERTDDPFGFTTALAARLGAAPEELEIVRPSLEDIYLGLVAEAEAETSATASDAVAAKGAGR